The genomic DNA CGCGCAACCCCACATcaagccgccggccgccgtgctgCTCGTTCGCATGCCGGCGCGCTCTGCCCTTCGCAAGGCCACGCGTCGAGCCACCGGCCACGGCCTCGCACGGCGTTGCCCGCgcagcgccgcccgccgcgccggcgcacaTCCGTCCCGACCTCTGGCGGCCTCCCTCGCGGAGGCGGAGCTGGGGCCGGCGCCGATTCGAGtagacggcggcggaggagaagagggcggtggcgggaggagcggagggcggcgacgggaggagcAGGGGGCGGCGGGGGATCTGTGGAGGAGACGGGAAGGAAGAGGATAAGAAGAGAAGAAGGTTGATTTTGCATATTACTCCTAAAAAAATATTCCACTCTCGGATTAGTCCCTGGAAGAATCATAGGTATCCAATTTTATCAAAGTTGTTGGAGAGAGCGCAAGAGTTATCTACTaaaataaattgtaggtcacCAGTTTTACAAacctgttggagatgctcttagcgTATAGTCATGTTGGATTTAGCAAACGCATCAATGCCGTGTCCACTGCCGGATCCTCCGAACGTCTTTTATGAACTCTGATGATTCTGGTCGCAGGCAGATCGGGGTACATACAGGAATATACGATGCTCCGCACTGACCGATTGGTTCGCTGCGACGTTTTTTTCAGGTGGGACGGCAACACGTCGGCGGTGGTGCCGGCGGTGCCGGACGGGGTGGTGTACGTCTTCAGCGTGCTGCGGTCGACGGACCCGgcgcggtgcggcggcgccTGCGTCGAGGGGATCCTGGAGGAGCACCGACGGGTGGCCGACGAGGcctgccgccgcctcggcgccaAGCAGTACCTGGCCCGGCAGCCGTCGCGGGCGCACTGGCAAGATCACTTCGGGTCCAGCTGGGACCGGTTCGTGGCCCGCAAGGCCCGCTTCGACCCCATGCGCATTCTTGGGCCGGGCCAGGGGATTTTCCCCAGGACGGACGATGTGACGGCGGTGGTGATGTAACTCACTCACTCACGTAGTTTAGGCTGATGAGTAGTTGATGCTAGCTCAGATGGGAGATTATTCATTCACGTTGCTAGGTACTTTGTTGGCAGAGGCTCAAGGGAGagtgtttgttttttcttttttggcacTGTTTAGAGTATTTGTGGGTTGTGGCCTCGTAAAAGGTGTTGGGCGGGAGGGGAAAAGGAATTTTTCGTCAGTATCTTCATTATATTTCAATCGTGACAATGcccatcgttttttcttcttgcCAATGCCAGGGAATGTTCGGTTCAAAAAAGTATCACTTGAGGATTAGTAATTTTCGCAGAAAAAAACACTGATGGCCTTAGTGGAAAACAAAGAACAAGAGATAGGTAACGGGGCACAATGTGTTTGGCCCAAGGACATCTTCCGATAACTAGACCCACTAACAGGCTCTTTTCAAGGAACTGCTTCATGGTTTGTTGGCAGGGGAGAGAAGCAAGAAATCTCTATCGCAAAATGTAAATGTGATCTAATGCCCTAATCAGAGATACCGATCTTAGCTTGTACACGAAATGCACAGCTCAAGCAAGAAGCCAATCGTCGAACACTCCAAAATTTATTAGGCACCCATGCAGAAATTGACTGATTTACGAACGCAAACTTTATCCACATTCAAGCTACAAAGTAGATCAACTTCTCCATGTTCATATACGATGATCCCCCGTTCTCCAACGCAGCTTTTGCTTTGGCCTTCAGCTCCTGAGCCTTGCTCCTCCTACCCTCCCCGTCGATTCCTCCATCCATCAGCTTGTTCAGGGCCCTCTTCACTTGCTCTGTTCCCACCTCCGGCTTCGTCTCCTCAACGCCTTGGACTCTGTTCAGCAGGCCTTTCGTGGGCTTTGTGGCGCCGACGGACACGCCGGTACCCAGCACGTCAACGATCAGCTTCTCGTTCAGAAACTGCTCGGCGTAGAATGGCCAGGTGGCCATGGGCACGCCCGCGGCCACGCTCTCCAGCGTCGAGCcccacccgcagtgcgtcagAAATCCGCCGACGGCCTGGTGCTCTAGGATGGCCACCTGCGGCGCCCACCCGCGAACCGCAAGGCACTGGCTCCCTGagacgccgtcggcgtcggTGTTGTGCTGTAGCCACTTGTTGACGTCGTCGGGCAACGTGTCCGCACCCTTGATGACCCAGAGCACAGGCCATGGGCAGGAGACGAGTGCCAGCCCGAGCTGCATCAGCTGCGCCGGTGGCATGCGCCCGTTGCTGCCGAAGCTGACGTAGAGCACGGAGTTGGCTTTCTTGGCGTCGAGCCACGCCATGCACCGCCTGGCCTCATCCGAGCCGGCCCGCGAGTCGAGGAGGCCAGGTGCGCCGCAAAGCGAGACCGGGCCGACGGCGAACACGACCTTGCCCGTGGCCTCCGCGAGGCGCGCGGCCGAGCCGTGTTCCAGCTCCTCGAAGCTGTTGACGACGATGCCATCCACGGCCATCTCGAACTCCCGGAACTCTCGAAAAGTGTCCTCTTTGACGTTTGAGGACGGCTGGAACTGCACCGGCAGCTGCCTCCGCGTGAACTTGCACTCAAAAGGTGGCAGGACCGGAAGATCGAAGCGCTCGTCCAGTGACGCGACCGCTTCTTGCGGCCTGTGCGTGTGCAGGTACTCAGAGCACAGCAAGCCGAACGCACCGAACCCGTGGAAGACGAAACAAGGCGCGCCGAGTTCACGCGCCACGCCGTGCGCCCACGTGTTGCATATCCCGGCGACGATGGCgctcggccggcgcggcgccatGAGGCGGCAGTGCCGCGCCACGGCCTCACCGAACAGCATGGCGGCGTCGAAGAATCTCGGCACGAGGTCAACCGAGGGGACGTGGTCGAGCCTCTCGCAGCCATCCGGGAGGCCGGCCTCCGCGGCCGGGAACGGGATCGCGGCGACCGTGATGACCGCCGAGGAGGCTTCCCTGGCGCGTTCCACGCGGCGCTGGACGAGCTGCGCGCTGGCGGGCATGGTGATGACGGTGACCGGCGCGCcgtgcgcggcgaggaggcagGCGACGTCGACGATGGGGATTATGTGGCTGGTGCCTGGCCATGGGATGACCACGAAGTGAGGCTTCGGGCACTGGGTGATCTCCATTTCCTTTTCCTAACACTCTGTCGAGACTCTGCAACAACTCTGTCCCGGTTGTGAGTTTGCTTGTAAGGATTCGGAGAGTGGCAGTTGGAGCAAGAGTGCAAGACAATGGTGACGAAGATTGATGGCGACATATGGGCTGTAGTTTTAGCGTGCCGAATGTTAAATTAGCCTCTTCTTGTTAACCGATAAGGACTGGCTGGATCTGTCCAGATTCCACAAAATAGAAAATAAGATTCGCAtcaatttgatttgatttgccAAGTGCAGCAGCACGAAATTCACGAAATCTCCGGGGCTATCTCCTCCACCTTGACCTCTGATAGATGGAATGGCCCAGTAGTAGGAATGGGCCTAAAAGGGCCTTTTTCCACCAATGGCGCCGGCTCAGCTGCTCTTCTGGTGGCCCACCCAAGCCCACGTCAATTAATCAGTAGTCGTGTTCGTGTCTGGTTCGGGCGGGCCGCGGGCGCATCCACAGCAGCATCAGCGTCAGCTCGAACTTTGCTGCAGCACAGCAGGCAGTAGCTGTGTCCCATGCTGCAATGGCCAATACTTCTGTCAAGGGATTCCTTGCCTGCTGCCGGTGCTTGCCAAGCAACTTCACCTGCATTTTTTTCGCTCTACGTTTTGCGAGTTTTGTTTTCTAAAGGGGCACTGAATTAATGCAGATGGAGCTTATAAAGAGAAGTTGAGAATTGGGAGGTTGGGGATTTGCAGTTCGTAATTCTCAAAAGGCTCAGGTTCTCACTTTTGCTGTGCAAGCAGTGACGATAACGGTGAAATTCAAAAGGAGAAGTAAGTAATCTAGAGACAGTTTTTTTTAAACATAGTCAATCACATGTACGCATAAAGTTACCATAGCCGCCTCGTTGTTGATTGCACGTCGCCTACCGAAAATACGAGTACACATGCACAAATTTTGTATAaacatatatactccctccattccaaattactattcgttttggtttttctagatacatatttTTTCTAGGTATCTAAACAtacatacatctagatatatatcaAAAGTTTTATATCTAGAAAactcaaaacgaatagtaatttgggatggagggattACATGATTGCGTGCTACGTTCATCTATATTTTTGTTAAAATCTTTTGTGACGAGGGGGCGCGATAGCTTTCTATGACTAGAGTGTTGAGTGCTATGCATGCATTCATGTGTACAGACGTTTGCGCATGGAGCAATCGTCAAAGCAATAGGAGCGGAGGGAAGTGAGAAGTGCTCGTGCAAGAAGAGAGAACGGAGAAGCAGTTCAGCGTAGTCTGGCTCGTACGAGGGAGCCAGGCCGGTCAGGGATAGGCTCAACACGTGTAAAGAGACGTATGATCAGGGGCGGAGCTAGGAAATGTCACATCCGATTTTTAAAGGCAAAATCAGATGAATAAATTGTATATGCGTCAGGATCAAATTTCACATATGCAACGACTTCATTAAATACCATAAACAGTGCCATAacgtaaagagagtattaaatttattacatgaccgaaagtctttaATTCCAATAGCAAAACGAGTCTTTATTCTAGCAGCGGAACTCTAACGaggacgacgactccacaggtaGTTGATTGGGGGCACACGtacacctagaactcctcgaagtcttcaagaacctcctcaaagttATCTTGGTCTAAGAagcagttttagcaagggtgatTACACTTacggttggtactcagcaagcgtgaggaatgtgtagtgtaaggctatgcAAGGATTGGCTATGGTTTAACAACTATTcaacattttaattggttggtcaaattttattagcaattactaagtataagtttataccacccacattaAGCATGATCATAGATAAAAGATAACAATAATAAATAATatcaatttaattcaactttcgataaattaatcatgtgagggtccaaccCACTCTTGATCGTAAGCACggctgttataacagttttacactctgcagaggttgtacacctTTGCACACAAGTcgcataaaagttcaaaaggATTTTAGATCCAGCCATGCTGTACGGGCCAGACACAGTACCCCACTTATGAGGTGTGATTTCATAgagacgctacgaggcctttacaaagatttcctAGTAAGTAGTAAAatgctaaggtttcaggtcgaagcagagcataaacctctctcaagactacgaagctaccatagagcagattaGCCTGAGGGCCgagctataccccatcaacacctcccctcttgccctttcggtaagagtACCCtagactagagtctctaattaattagtcaagaccagagccatatagttcttatagttgtactgttttcctaggtggtcgctccatgtttcAATTAAGCATGGTaatcttgtattaatggaaggtatagcataaataaaacaagtttaagcattggttcattaataccaccataccTAGTTAGTGCAACTAAGtaagaactacccaacattaaAGTAAACCCAGGTTGATCAAGGTGCAGGGATAAAACTAGGCACACCTTAAATAGGATCCATCATGTTTctatacttaaagtgcatgtttctatacttaaagtgcatagcatatgtgtaATGAACATGAAAGTGAAGGTTGCATAGGATCAAATTATGATCAAGGGCAcgacttgccttcctgaacttgctcttgctgctcaaaGTCTTCAAAGCCTTGCTCTTCGAACCTCTCGAACTGCAATCCTTCTATGCACACCAAAcaagtacatacaagcaaacaaagaactaaaataagaaaatattacATCAAACAGTAGCAACATAGCAAAATAAGACCATAAAACTAATCTATGTGTTAACACGAACTCACTTAAAACAGATTTAAAACGCTAAAGATATGAACTAAACAAGGTTTAGGGGCTTAACTGCGAGAAAACTAAACTTTCAGGGGTTAAACTTAAAGAAACTGAGGGCTAAAACCTAATTAACCATATAAACAGACGATCTAACACATAAAAGAACCGAACCAGATGGTGGATGGAATTTTATAAAAGAgcaggggctaaaacagaagaaaaaggactTAGATTGAAATACTTTTGAACTGGATGGATCTCGGATGTAAAAAGAGAAAACAGCGAGGGCCTTTTTGCAAAAGCAGCACGGGCGGCTTGGGTTGACCAGTATTAACCCGGGTCAGATTCGATCTGTGCCGTCGGTTCCCGATCGGATGGTTGCGGACGACCAGGAGGAAGCGGCGgtgcgcgggcggcggcaagcacaacggcgagcggcggtgctGCATAGGACCTCGCTGAAATCGAGCGTAGCTCGAGTGGCGGTCCACGATCTTCGACGAGGACTGGCTCGGGACGAAGTTGGCGGCGTAGCAAACCGATCTAGGCGGAACCCGTGGCGGCCGAGGTGACGACGGTGCAAGGCGACGCGGCGGAGCGGCT from Setaria italica strain Yugu1 chromosome VII, Setaria_italica_v2.0, whole genome shotgun sequence includes the following:
- the LOC101769549 gene encoding UDP-glycosyltransferase 73D1 yields the protein MEITQCPKPHFVVIPWPGTSHIIPIVDVACLLAAHGAPVTVITMPASAQLVQRRVERAREASSAVITVAAIPFPAAEAGLPDGCERLDHVPSVDLVPRFFDAAMLFGEAVARHCRLMAPRRPSAIVAGICNTWAHGVARELGAPCFVFHGFGAFGLLCSEYLHTHRPQEAVASLDERFDLPVLPPFECKFTRRQLPVQFQPSSNVKEDTFREFREFEMAVDGIVVNSFEELEHGSAARLAEATGKVVFAVGPVSLCGAPGLLDSRAGSDEARRCMAWLDAKKANSVLYVSFGSNGRMPPAQLMQLGLALVSCPWPVLWVIKGADTLPDDVNKWLQHNTDADGVSGSQCLAVRGWAPQVAILEHQAVGGFLTHCGWGSTLESVAAGVPMATWPFYAEQFLNEKLIVDVLGTGVSVGATKPTKGLLNRVQGVEETKPEVGTEQVKRALNKLMDGGIDGEGRRSKAQELKAKAKAALENGGSSYMNMEKLIYFVA